AGCTCTgtcattttttcatttgaaaagtgTCATTTTGTCAAgtgcaatgtttttttttgttaactatCTGGTTTTGAGGGGAAGGTAAGTAAAGTTGAATCAATGATAATTTTAGTCATTGAGTTCTCTCGAATGATTTATCTTTAACTGAATCTAATTAATCACTTAAGTCCAACCACTTAATCAATCCTATACTTCTACTCGTTTTAACCCTGTCCAAGACCCTTCTTTCTATCCAAGCCCGTCTCTCCCCTAAGCGCGGATTTAGGGCCCCCTCCCTTACTGAATGAATCCCTCACCTCACTTAATCAATCCTATACTTCTACTAGAATTTCTTTGGTTGTCATTGTTGATTCCACAATTTTATATAACACAACAACTAGCATAGATTGAAAAtagagtgaaaaaaaaaaaccacgaTATCGCATATATCTTGAGTAACACTTCTCAGCAATTTCATTGAGAGGTTGCATCAGTCTTGGCAAATGTTGTTTCAACATCAACCCTTGGATGTTGTGACTTCTAACCCTTGGATGTTTGTTATTGAAGTCTTCCAAGTCTTCTTGTTTGGATGTTTCTGGTTTTTTTCTTGCTTCTTTTATACGCCAACAAGTCACTAACTAAGCAATCACACTTCAagacaaaaattttaaaacatgatGAGGTTCAAAGAAATTCCATAAATCTAATTAAGTCTTCATTTGCTTTTACAAAGTCTTTTTGCTTGGAgttatttcttttttcaaataattaacaAAGGCAACCATACAATATAGTCACAACAGTCATACATCCAAAATGACACTTCGACAACCTGCTAGTTGGTCGCGGGATTTATGCAGCCGATTTTCAGTTAAAAGCTGTTATTTGACGCCACAAAACCTGCTATCGGACCTTGATTTTGATGCAGATTTTGTTGCGGCTGTTCACGTGCACCAACAAAGTTGTGTTTTCTATTTTAAGGACATTGAGACTGTCAGACAATTTGAATGGTTACCACAATTTATATGTTCTTATAGATATAAGaagatttatatatgttaaaataacacttttaaaactcttcttatattaaaaatattaaaaacaaaagtttgAAGTTGTGTCAAAATAATACAACTCTTGTTATTTCAAAACTTGTATAAACCAAGCTGATATGGTTAAACTATTGTCCACATACTTTCTTATCACAGAATACAAAATTCCAAATGTAAAGCAAACATTttaccaataataataataaattacaaataattaggTACCAAGTTTAAAACATGTGGTTCATAGAAATTATATAATTCTAagtcttcattttttttcaaagtctTTCGAACAATCAGTTCTCTGCTTTTGTCCAATTTTGAAACTTCCACAAACCAAGCTGTGAAGCTGATATGGTTAAACTATTGTCCACATACTTTCTTATCACGTAATTCAAACTTCCAAGTTTTCCAATTTATATAACCACACTAGAATCTCCTAAAAAATTATACTCCCATTTCAATTCGATCGTATTTCTTTGATCCAAACAATCACTCATGATGACCATTATCACTACACAAATTCCACTTCTTTTGCTTCTACTTTTATCTTTAACCACATTTCACAAATGCATGTCAATCAATGATCACAAATTGGTTCGATGcaatgagaaagataaagagaCATTATCAATCTTCAGAAAGGGAATCAATGATAGTTTTGGTCTGCTATCAACATGGTCAACCGAAAAAGATTGTTGTGCATGGAAAGGAGTCTCCTGTGACAACATAACCAACAGAGTTACAAAACTTGATCTCAAATTATCACCTTACTTTGATCCATTTAGAACTTCGACAGGTGAAATCAATATGTGTATTCTAGAACTTGAGTTTCTCAGTTACTTGGATTTGAGTGATAATGATTTTGATGTGATAAGTTTTACAACCATTCAACACAACATCACACATGCATCTAACCTTTTCTACCTTGACTTATCCGACAATGATCTTCAGATGGATAATCTTGATTGGCTTTCTCCACATTCTTCATTGAAATATCTCTACCTTAGTGGAATTGATCTTCATAAGGTAACCAATTGGCTTCAAGCTGTTAATACACTTCCTTCACTATTAGAGTTACAGTTGAGTTATTGCAACCTCAATAACTTCATCATCAACCCATCTAttgaatatttgaatttgtCTTCACTTCTAACTCTTGATCTTTCTGTCAACAACATCACCTCTCAGTTACCAAATTGGTTTTTTAATCTCACCAAAGATCTCACCTATCTTAACCTTAGGGACAGCAATATACATGGTGAGATACCTTCAAGCTTGCTAAACCTTCAAAATCTGAGATACCTTGAACTCTCTTATAACCAACTACAAGGTTCACTTCCAGATGGAATAAGCCAACTACCAAATATTCAACACCTTGATCTCTCTTATAACAAACTACAAGGATCACTTCCAGATGGAATAAGCCAACTACCAAATATTCAACACCTTGATCTTAACAGTAACATGTTAAGTGGTTCCAATATTCCTTCTACTTTGGAAAACCTCTCATCCTTAAATTACTTGTCCATTGGTGGTAATAATTTCTCAGGTGAAATTTCAGAAAATACTTTTTCCAAACTCTCTAATTTAGATTGGCTAGATTTGGCAAGTTCTAATTTTGTATTCCAATTTAATTTGGATTGGGTTCCTCCTTTTCAACTCAGTGATCTTTTATTGAGTAATACAAATCAAGGTCCAAACTTTCCATCTTGGATATATACACAGAAGTCACTGCAATCTCTCGACTTATCGAGCTCGGGAATTTCATTGGTAGACACAAACAAGTTTTCGAGCCTTATAGAAAGAATCCCCtatctttttttgtcaaacaattCCTTGACTGGGGACATATCAAACCTAACACTAAAGGGAGATATGTTATATTTGAATCGCAATAATTTTACAGGAGGACTCCCAAACATATCACCGAATGCCGGTGGTTATGCCCGTGATGTTGATTTTTCTTACAACTCTTTCTCAGGATCAATTCCACATAGTTGGAAGAACTCGAAATATTTAACAACCATTAACTTGTGGAACAATAAGCTATCTGGTGCAGTTCTGGAGCACGTCTCTGATTG
This portion of the Trifolium pratense cultivar HEN17-A07 linkage group LG3, ARS_RC_1.1, whole genome shotgun sequence genome encodes:
- the LOC123917214 gene encoding receptor-like protein EIX2 isoform X1; this encodes MMTIITTQIPLLLLLLLSLTTFHKCMSINDHKLVRCNEKDKETLSIFRKGINDSFGLLSTWSTEKDCCAWKGVSCDNITNRVTKLDLKLSPYFDPFRTSTGEINMCILELEFLSYLDLSDNDFDVISFTTIQHNITHASNLFYLDLSDNDLQMDNLDWLSPHSSLKYLYLSGIDLHKVTNWLQAVNTLPSLLELQLSYCNLNNFIINPSIEYLNLSSLLTLDLSVNNITSQLPNWFFNLTKDLTYLNLRDSNIHGEIPSSLLNLQNLRYLELSYNQLQGSLPDGISQLPNIQHLDLSYNKLQGSLPDGISQLPNIQHLDLNSNMLSGSNIPSTLENLSSLNYLSIGGNNFSGEISENTFSKLSNLDWLDLASSNFVFQFNLDWVPPFQLSDLLLSNTNQGPNFPSWIYTQKSLQSLDLSSSGISLVDTNKFSSLIERIPYLFLSNNSLTGDISNLTLKGDMLYLNRNNFTGGLPNISPNAGGYARDVDFSYNSFSGSIPHSWKNSKYLTTINLWNNKLSGAVLEHVSDWTQLGFLNLGENEFSGTIRFKMSQYLSVLILRANQFEGTIPTQLFNQSSLFHLDLAHNKLSGSMPKCIYNLTEMVTLTREDSFVYGTLELFTKGQEYYMEYADSIRKTIDLSANNLSGEVPSELFHLVQAQTLNLSHNNLIGKIPKTIGGMKNLESLDLSNNKLSGEIPQSMALLTFLEVLNLSCNNFDGKIPIGTQLQGFNVSSYIGNPNLCGAPLNNCTTEEENPKNATPSTDNDSIRESLYLGMGVGFAAGFWGICGSLFLIRKWRHAYFRFVDGVGDKLYVTLMVKLNSFRRNRAPANEGDSSSG
- the LOC123917214 gene encoding receptor-like protein EIX2 isoform X3 — its product is MMTIITTQIPLLLLLLLSLTTFHKCMSINDHKLVRCNEKDKETLSIFRKGINDSFGLLSTWSTEKDCCAWKGVSCDNITNRVTKLDLKLSPYFDPFRTSTGEINMCILELEFLSYLDLSDNDFDVISFTTIQHNITHASNLFYLDLSDNDLQMDNLDWLSPHSSLKYLYLSGIDLHKVTNWLQAVNTLPSLLELQLSYCNLNNFIINPSIEYLNLSSLLTLDLSVNNITSQLPNWFFNLTKDLTYLNLRDSNIHGEIPSSLLNLQNLRYLELSYNQLQGSLPDGISQLPNIQHLDLSYNKLQGSLPDGISQLPNIQHLDLNSNMLSGSNIPSTLENLSSLNYLSIGGNNFSGEISENTFSKLSNLDWLDLASSNFVFQFNLDWVPPFQLSDLLLSNTNQGPNFPSWIYTQKSLQSLDLSSSGISLVDTNKFSSLIERIPYLFLSNNSLTGDISNLTLKGDMLYLNRNNFTGGLPNISPNAGGYARDVDFSYNSFSGSIPHSWKNSKYLTTINLWNNKLSGAVLEHVSDWTQLGFLNLGENEFSGTIRFKMSQYLSVLILRANQFEGTIPTQLFNQSSLFHLDLAHNKLSGSMPKCIYNLTEMVTLTREDSFVYGTLELFTKGQEYYMEYADSIRKTIDLSANNLSGEVPSELFHLVQAQTLNLSHNNLIGKIPKTIGGMKNLESLDLSNNKLSGEIPQSMALLTFLEVLNLSCNNFDGKIPIGTQLQGFNVSSYIGNPNLCGAPLNNCTTEEENPKNATPSTDNDSIRESLYLGMGVGFAAGFWGICGSLFLIRKWRHACFRFVDGVGDKLYVTLMVKLNSFRRN
- the LOC123917214 gene encoding receptor-like protein EIX2 isoform X2 — its product is MMTIITTQIPLLLLLLLSLTTFHKCMSINDHKLVRCNEKDKETLSIFRKGINDSFGLLSTWSTEKDCCAWKGVSCDNITNRVTKLDLKLSPYFDPFRTSTGEINMCILELEFLSYLDLSDNDFDVISFTTIQHNITHASNLFYLDLSDNDLQMDNLDWLSPHSSLKYLYLSGIDLHKVTNWLQAVNTLPSLLELQLSYCNLNNFIINPSIEYLNLSSLLTLDLSVNNITSQLPNWFFNLTKDLTYLNLRDSNIHGEIPSSLLNLQNLRYLELSYNQLQGSLPDGISQLPNIQHLDLNSNMLSGSNIPSTLENLSSLNYLSIGGNNFSGEISENTFSKLSNLDWLDLASSNFVFQFNLDWVPPFQLSDLLLSNTNQGPNFPSWIYTQKSLQSLDLSSSGISLVDTNKFSSLIERIPYLFLSNNSLTGDISNLTLKGDMLYLNRNNFTGGLPNISPNAGGYARDVDFSYNSFSGSIPHSWKNSKYLTTINLWNNKLSGAVLEHVSDWTQLGFLNLGENEFSGTIRFKMSQYLSVLILRANQFEGTIPTQLFNQSSLFHLDLAHNKLSGSMPKCIYNLTEMVTLTREDSFVYGTLELFTKGQEYYMEYADSIRKTIDLSANNLSGEVPSELFHLVQAQTLNLSHNNLIGKIPKTIGGMKNLESLDLSNNKLSGEIPQSMALLTFLEVLNLSCNNFDGKIPIGTQLQGFNVSSYIGNPNLCGAPLNNCTTEEENPKNATPSTDNDSIRESLYLGMGVGFAAGFWGICGSLFLIRKWRHACFRFVDGVGDKLYVTLMVKLNSFRRN